The following coding sequences are from one Microtus ochrogaster isolate Prairie Vole_2 unplaced genomic scaffold, MicOch1.0 UNK2034, whole genome shotgun sequence window:
- the LOC101991091 gene encoding schlafen family member 12-like, with protein sequence MGISVDQETDYAELVLSVGEITQGEEIRKTMNNRELIAREAHSISQAVCTLLNSGGGVVKARIKNSNYSLIRDGVGLDLENSFREIVLFPHKYRDYMQNKGYFLIFVKPWVPDISGQRVLTLKTNFYVRNLSTSYELKGPDAVQFLKAKKDSEGRSRSRQSLPASCDSDKCLATFFNREKLTLEETFCFTKSKHGEVKMTPKEKILEILPKTVSAFANTDGGYLFIGLDLEKEQIIGFEAEKADLEDLESEIEACVRELPVTHFCEEKQEKIKYTCKFIPVLRPGAVCKYVCALRVERFCCAVFAAEPESWHVEDNDVKRFTSEEWVKLQMEATPGFFKQKYKQTLQSSSPPPCLCSCFAIDIPEAQQQSARLP encoded by the exons ATGGGCATCAGCGTTGACCAGGAGACGGACTATGCCGAACTGGTTCTGTCTGTAGGAGAAATCACACAGGGAGAGGAGATTAGGAAGACAATGAACAATAGAGAACTGATAGCAAGAGAGGCCCACAGTATCTCACAGGCTGTGTGCACGCTGCTGAATTCTGGAGGGGGCGTGGTCAAGGCTCGCATTAAGAATTCAAATTACAGCCTCATCAGAGATGGAGTAGGACTGGATTTGGAAAATTCTTTTCGTGAAATTGTTCTATTTCCTCATAAATACCGAGACTACATGCAGAACAAAgggtactttttaatttttgtgaaacCATGGGTCCCGGATATCTCTGGTCAGCGTGTCCTCACCTTGAAAACCAATTTCTATGTGAGAAATTTGTCAACTTCATATGAACTGAAAGGTCCTGATGCAGTGCAGTTCCTCAAAGCCAAGAAGGACTCTGAAGGGAGATCACGTTCAAGACAGAGCTTGCCTGCATCATGTGACTCTGATAAATGCCTTGCCACATTTTTTAACAGAGAAAAGTTGACCCTGGAGGAGACATTCTGTTTCACTAAATCCAAACATGGAGAAGTTAAAATGACCCCTAAAGAAAAAATTCTGGAGATTCTTCCTAAAACTGTTTCTGCGTTTGCAAACACCGATGGGGGATATTTGTTCATTGGTTTAGATttggaaaaagaacaaataattggttttgaagcagagaaagcagatcTTGAGGATCTAGAAAGTGAAATAGAGGCATGCGTACGAGAGCTGCCTGTCACTCACTTCtgtgaggagaagcaggagaagatAAAGTACACATGCAAATTCATCCCCGTCCTCAGACCAGGAGCCgtgtgcaaatatgtgtgtgCGCTCAGAGTGGAGAGATTCTGCTGTGCTGTGTTCGCTGCAGAGCCCGAGTCCTGGCATGTGGAAGACAACGATGTGAAGAGATTTACCTCAGAGGAATGGGTCAAGCTCCAGATGGAAGCCACACCAG gtTTCTTCAAGCAAAAATACAAACAGACCCTTCAATCAAGCAGCCCACCACCGTGTCTCTGTAGCTGCTTTGCTATTGACATTCCAGAAGCCCAGCAACAGAGTGCCCGCCTTCCAG